The window GATCATTCAACAGATGTTGACAAAGTATTTTCCCGCATAGTTGAGACATCAGAACATCCGGCTGCTGCTGCATCATTTGCTTCAATCATGTTTGCTCCTCAGGGAGAATTATCATTTAAGGAGGCTTTATCCAGGTAGGCAATGCAAAGATATTTATATTTATCTGCTTTACTTTTTTCTGGTCCATGTTTATTAACGGTTTCAGGGCATTTTATGTTTAGATGTCAAACAAGCAACATACCAGTTTGTCTCATGTATGGGAAAGAAGACCCATGGGTACAACCTATTTGGGGTTTTCAGGTTAAGAAGCAGGTGCCTGAAGCTCCATTTTATGAGATCAGTCCAGCTGGTCACTGCCCTCATGATGAAGTTCCTGAGGTAATACAATCCTTCAGTAATTACTAATTACCATGAAAGTTTTTCAGTCTCCCATTCAGTAGCTAGTAATTCAAGAATCGTTACTGGAATTCATAGCCTGTCATACATCTATCCTCCAAGAAACTGAGTCTCTGAACTCTTATACAATGTATACAAAACATTTATATATCGGAGGATTAAGCTATTACAAGGTGGACCAACTATATATATTATGCTACCATATTGGTCTTTGGTTTTAGATTTCCTAAGACATTCTCGTAACCTCTTAATTTCCTTTGACATCATTTGCTGTACTGTGTTGTGTTCTTAGAAGACTAATCATCATTTATACAGGTTGTGAACTACTTGTTGCGTGGGTGGATCAGAAACGTAGAATCTCAGGGTTTAGTCGCATTACCTTTGCTTGATGCCCAAGAAAGTATGCAGATTAACATTGCCAGGGATTTGGAGTTCATCAGAGATGGATCAAAAAAGTCAGTGAAGGTGCGGTTCTTTGGATCGAAGTTCTCACTTTGGGACAAGATAAGCTCTTACATCAGTTCTCAGTTTGGGAAATTAGAGCTCAAATCATGAAACCCGGAAAGATTTGTTAATAGGCATTGTAGATATTTAAATGTAAATTGTAACATATATTCTTTGATTAATATGACATCTTCCATGGTTATAGTTATGTGACTGTATTACTGTGAGCCCCAAACTTCCCAACTCGAGTAGGAAATATAGTGATCATTTGACCAAACAAAAGATGTGTTGCCGAGTAGATAATGCACATAATGTGTATAGACAGGGACAAGACCCTTCGCGCTTTACCATTAAGTGATATGGTATTATTGGCGGTTAAGGCATATTATACTTGTTAGGCATAATTGCCAATTTGTTACTTTAACTTTCACCTTGGTGTCAATTTGCTACCCTAGCTTTCATTTCAGCCAATTTGTTACCCTAACATTTCATAATTAGCCAATTTGCTATCCTAACTATTAAATCTGCCAATTTGCTACCCTTCCATCCAATTTGCTACTTTAGGCTTTCAAGATTAACTAATTTACTTATCAAAATTTCAATATCGACTAACTTTGACATTCAATTTTTAGAATTAATTCATGTTTGGATTAAGAAATGAACAAAATAAAATGACAGAAAGGTAGCAAGTTGGCTAATTTTGAAAATATAAGGTAGCAAACTGGCATAAATAATAGTTAGGGTAAAAAATTGGCTAATTATGAAAAGTTGGGGTAGAAAATTGGCTGAAATGAAAGCTAGGGTAACAAATTGACACTAGGGTGAAAGGTAAGGTAGCAATTTGGGTAAAAAGCCTACTTATTATACTTCGCGCCCTACCATTTGCGCTCTTGATACTTACTATACTTCTTATGCCCCCTATTGTATGGAGTCGTTCCATATGAATGTTGAAGGCGGCCGCACCATCTTTGTTTCAGAATAAAGAGTTAATTGATACAGGAATTTTATTCACACATCCTAAATCACTCAATACACATCCCAAATTTTTTGGTACTTATCTTTCTCATAAATTGCCTATTTTGCCTTAACATTGCACGCCAATATCATCATCTTCCCCTAGTCCCCAACAAGGCTAGTTCATCACCATCAACATCCCTCACCACATTATGTATCTTCATTGTGTATCATATTATCAATAGTTGAAAGCAACAAAAGCCATCCAATGAGCCTATAAAGATTATAGAGATTTCAACCTTCAATCACCAATATAAGATATTCGCAGTTGCAGGTCATGGAAAAGAGGAAAATTCAGGCTTTAATAAGGCCAATTAGTATCAATCCTATCAACCATGTTTTATCATTGAAGTTTCTCGATCACTTAGTGTTTCATTTGTTTGGTTTTGTTGCAACCCAACTACTTGACTTGCATTCTAATTCGTTATATCATAAGATCCAATTTTATTGTTGTAATGTTATTCACCTCCATGTGTACGTATACAGGCTTTCAAGAATGTGATTATGCTTGAAATGTCGGTGTCGTGGCCTTATTGGTTAAGAAGCTTAACTGACAACTTTGAGGTTAGTGTTCAAACCTCACTGATATATGTAGAGTGTGTGAGTTATTTGATAATTTTTTAAAAAAATAAATAAAAAAAATTATGCTAGCTTGAAATTGGGTTTAATGTTTACAGCTTCAATTTTTTTCTTTCATTCTGAAATTAGTTTCAAGGATAAAAGTGTAATAAAAAAAAACTTTCAAAAAAGAGGTAGGTGTATTTTTTTTATTTTTATGAAAGTAAGTTGAAATTCATTAGATCAACCGTAGACCCAATAAATTCTATAAGCTCGATTCATGCTGTAGGCGAATTCTACTCGCAACATCATGTCATGTACATGAACCCAAGCCACATTCATGCACATTAGGGCTTTCAAAATGAGACTTGGCTTCTCTGCTTGGAGAAGTTTTGCTCAGATCTACTTGGATTTCAATACCAAGCTGCCACATCATCTAAAATCAATCCAAGGGCTCTTGATGAAAAACTCCACCTTACCAATTTTACGCTAGCCACACGGGATTGCTATAGCCCCAAAACGCAACCATCCAAGTGATTCAACCATACCCGCTTCAGCCTTAAGCCAAGTCTATGGAGAAGCTCGCCAATCGGACAACTGCCGGAGCTTGGTCAGGGCTGCTGTGGATTATCGCTTGCCGGAAACTCGGAGACGGCAGGGCAAGGTTGTCGGAGATGTCAATGTACTCGTCGTTGGAGGAGATTAGGAGTGGTTCATATGGGTAAGGGTTCGGGTGGGCTTGGGTCACGGTGGGTGAGTCACGACGGATGACTGCTACTGTTATGGTGGTGCTTCCTCTTCTTTGTCGGGAGAGTAGCTTAATCGGAGTCGTCCTCTAAGTGTGGATTAGTATCAGCAATTCTCACTGTAAATCTTATGATTCCAATGTCCTAGATAATTGTTCAAGATTGAAGCTATGATTCAGTTGATGACTTGAATAAAATTGGAGTTCTGTTGGTTGATTTCTGTCCTAGATAATTGTTCAAGAGTGAAGGACCAACTGTATTATAGATAAAACAAGGACTGAAGAAATGGAGGAGCAAAGAGGCTATATATGGAGGAGAAGAAGCTGCTTATTTCTTTATTGGTACTTGTTTTCATGTATATGTTGATATCATTTGGTCTGGCATTTCAGGAGCTTCATAAGGATGGCTTTGATCTTGCTGAAGCTCGATACACAGAGGAAGAATAAAGAGGAGACCGATCTGATATGGGTGGCCTCAAGTTTCTTTTTGGGAACTTCTCGCTGCTGACCCTTAGATTGGTTTTAGATGACGTGGCAGCTTGGTATTAAAATCCAAGCAGATCTTAGCAAATCTTCTACAAGCAGAGAAGCCAAGTCCTTCAAAATGGGTGTGGCATGGAAGGTAACAGAATTGTATGAGGTTCTTTATTAGTTTTAGGATCGTTGGTAATTTTGGACTTGAGACCGAAATTCATGCCTAACGACTTAACTCCTAATACGGATAAATGAAGAAGAGAGCCCAAAAGCCAAGCTCAAACCCTTTAAGATTCAAACAAAAAAGTAAGCTTCTTATTTCCAGCCACACAATAAAATATAAAGCAAAACAACAACATAATCCCAACAACAGATTTCTTGCGTGAAATCTGCCCAAAGACTACATTCACGGCTTTCAAAGCCTAGTCCACATGCATCCAGCAGTTTTAGACATAACCTGACATACAAAATAATTTACAAAAACCAATACACGCTTAAACCTACTCATCCTCTTCACTCAGCAATAAAAAATAAAAAAAACCTTCAACCAAGATTCTTTTAACTGCTGTTATTAACCAGAAGGAACGAGGCTAGCAAGCTCTCTAATACTCTTCTTCTGCCATGCTACATCTCTCCCACCATGCTTCTCTCCCTAGCCCTTATCCAATCCCATAAACCACTTCAAGATTCAAGAACAACTCAAAAGAAAACATCACTCGATCAGATCTTGATGATTATGTTCTTCCAAGAAATCTGATCAAACTCCTTCATCTCCCCCATGGTGCTCCCTCCATTAGCATCAATCTTTCAAATTGATAGGTTGGCGGGACCTTTAGCAAGTTAATCCAATATGAAGATTTCACCAGAGGAACCTCTTCAACATAATCAACACCATCATATATACTTCGCCATAGCCACCGACGCATGGTTGAAACCTTACGGACCACCACGTCAAACCCTAGTTCGATCATTAGGGTTTGAGAACGTGAAAAACACATGTTCTCCATCAGTCGGTTTAACTCGGAACTGTCCATTGGGAGTGCATGCAGTCTTGAACATGCTCACGAAAGATCGTTTTTTTTAAGTAATCATCATATATATAATCGAAAGCCAGATGACGAGAGTATAATGATCACATGAATCAAAATTGTTTCATTATATTAAACATTTAGCTCATTTATACATAAGCTTAACAGAAGATAAAAATAGATACAAAAAGGTATCAAGGAAACATCAGACTAGAGCCCATGAAAGATCGATTGTTGTACCCCGGGCAGTGAGTAATTCTCCAACAAGAAAAACTTCTGCTTTGGGAAAAGTAAGTAATCGGAGATGTGTGAACAAAATTTTTAGGGTGCGGCTATTGCCACCCCACTAAATACTTTGTTCACCCCACATTTCAATTTTAAACTAAATATTCCAATACTAACCCCATAATCAAGAATTTTTGTGAAAATATAATATTAAGGATTAAATTCAGTTTACCCCCTCAAACTTTAGGGCTAAAATCGATCAGTTCAATCTCTGATTTTTTTTTTTAATCAGTTCAGTTCCTAAACTTTCAAAATGCATCACCCTAGTCTAAAATTTGAATTTAGCTCGAAATGTGATGTCATCTGGTGAGTTGGAGCCGACATAGTAGCCCACTTTTCAGCCTTTCACCCTTCATTTGAGAAATAGGAAGTCGTGATTTTGCATTATTGCACTATTGCTAGAGCGTTTACATTTTTAATTTTAGGGTGGAATGTGAAAATGTTCATTATACCCTTCTAAGTGGTTTATAATTTGTAAAAGTGGGCCAACATGTTTGGGCCAACATGTTTGGGCCAACTCAGCTTGTGATATAATCATTGAAGTCAATTTCGAAATTTAGACATGACTGATGAAAACTAAAAGTTCAGGGACTGAACTGATTAAAAAAAAAGGTCATGGACTAAATTGATTTTAGTCCTAAAGTTTGAGGGGGTAAATTGAATTTAATCCTAATATTAAACTAAAATCTATAAAATCCAAACAACAACGTATAATTCTCTACAATAAAAAAAAAAAAAACACAATTCTCTACATCTTTCAAATCAAATTTGAGAATCACTTCAATCTTTAACAGGTGGTTAATTATACAGTGTGGTGAGATTGTTCGTTCTTATTTTTATTTTATTTATGGCTTCAATTGTAGTCTTTCTTTATAATCGTAAAGAAAGAACTCAAGAAAGAGATCAAGGAGAACATACATAAGATGTGGTTTGAGAAGAATGGAGGTCTCCATCAAATATATCGATAAGATATTTGTATATATGTTTAGATTTTATCATTTTTATAATTGTAAGTTAAAAGAAAGAAAATAAAAATCAGATTTTCTTAAGATTTTAAGGGCAGAATTGAAACGTAACATAGGGTGAACTGAGCATTTAATGGGGTGGATATAGCCGCAACCAATTTTTATTGATGTAAAACATTTTTTTTGGCAGCAGTAAAATATCAGCTGTTATTTAGCTGGTTAGTTTGAAAACAGAAAAGCCCAACGGTTATTTGACACCTTCACTTTGCCTATATATAATCCGAAAAGTTCAAAACTTGCAGACAATCCCATCGTAAATGATGACGCGGCTCTCCACGACATTTCCTTCCGTGAAGCTCACAAACCCTCGCCCCTCCTCAAATCTATTATCATGTTCAACATCACTACCCAAGATCAAATCAGAAGCAACATCCAATTCTCCCTCAAAATCAAAGTCAAGGTCTTGGTCTGTGTATCTCATCCTTTCCACCAATGCCCCCATCAAGACCTACGTTGGTGTCACCACCGATTTCTCTCGCCGGTATGAACAAATTGCTATCTGGGTTTTGTCTATTTTGTTATTTTCATTAGCTAATTGATGAATTAAGGACCATATTTCTATCTGGGTTCTTCCAATTTATCCGTTTCATTATACAATTGCTATCTGGGTCTTTCAGAGCTATCATTTTTCATAAGCTACATGATAGATTGACGACAAATTCTATCTGGGTCCTTCAAATTTATCCCTTATATTGCAAATCACTTTCTGGGTCTTTTAAAGTTATCATTTTTCAGAGCTACTTGATAGATTTACGACAAATTTCTATGTGGGTCTTGTTCATTTTGGGTTCTTTGGTGTTTATATGGGTTGTATTCTCTAGCAATTTTCCTTTCTTTTTCGCTCTTGGAATTAGGTTGGTGCTCAGTGATGTTTCTTTTTCCTGGTTATGATTCTGGGCTGATGTGAAGAATGAGAAGGTAGTCAATTGAAGCACTGATTGCCATTCCATCAGTTACCTGCCAGTTTTGAAATGAATAGATAGTAAATATCTCCAACTTCATTTTAGAAATAATCCAGTTTTGAAATGATCTATTGTAGCATGCAATTTTGTGCTTTTATGTTTGTGTTTAACTTCAACATTGTCAAAGGTTTTTCAAATATTTACTTAAGGTGCTCTTGTTTCTTATGTTTATCTTTTAATTGTTTGAAAAGAACACACTTTTGTGGTGTTATGTTGTGCGGATTTTTTTTTTTATAGAATCGAGCTATTTCTGGGAATCAATTTAAATTGCTTGGACAGGCTGATTATGATATATTTTTATATTCATTTGCAGTCTGAAACAACACAATGGTGAACTAAAAGGTGGCGCAAAAGCATCCCGTGCTGGAAGACCATGGATTTGTGCATGCCTAGTACATGGTTTCAAGGACCAAAACGAAGGTATTTGATTGGATAATTTGATAAAAGAGCTTGTGCTTCTCACATGATTATACCTGGGATTTACTTGAAAAGTTAAGTTTAAGGCCTATTACAAAGCATTGAACTTGAGTTATTCCAGCGTATATGACATTGTGGCTACCCAATGAACCCATAATTTTTTCTTAAGTTCACACCTTTTTGGACATTTGATTCTTTTTTATTACTCCAGCTATTAAAAATTTTGGCCAACAAAGGTACTCATATTTTGGAGTGTCAGTATGAAGTATATAATCTTTTACATGGTTTGCAACAGGGTTGTTTGGTCAGTTTTGCATGATCCTCTTTATTTTGATCTGAATGAGAAAGCTCTAGTGGTGATATGTGAGTGTTCTTGGAATTCATATTTTGAAAGAAAATGTTTTAGCGATTCTGAGCTGGTTTTTAGTGGATAAGTAAGAGGATGAGCGTTGATGTTGTTGGCTGGCCATTCTATGATGATAAGTTCTATTATGAAAACTTCTTGGTAAGTTCTGGTGGATGTTTATGCACATTCCCAACCAACTTGGACCACTTATAAAACATGCGTGCTTTTTACTTTCATATTGATTGCCACTCACCCAAACATGGTGACCATTTACCATTTGATTATCACAGAGACTGGTGAAGCAATGGCATTCATGAGAAAGTTTTTTATACAACTATCTTCATTGCATATGTTTTAAATATATCCTTTAAATACAGACAATAGGGATCTGAACTACAAATGTTAACTTCTGAGTCTGACCCTCTGTTCTTATTCTAGACAACTACGGTCATTAGAGTGCCTTATGATTGGCATGCTATTATGATCTTATTGTTTTGGTTCCTTTGATGAAAATACACAAACTATTTTTCATGCAATTGATATATGCCCCTTTTGTTTTTCTATTGGCCTTCAATGGAGTGGCTAAAAGCTCTTCTCCTCATTTTCAACACATACAGACAAGTTACCTTAAATTTTTGAGCCACCCTTCATCAGTGGTTGTGAATGACTGATTTGTCTCACTCTTTTCAAACTTGTTTCCATAGGAGCAAGTCAGAAGGATTGAAATAGAACCATCTAATTTTCTATCCACCCACCTTTATTTATTTTGCCTTCATAAAACAAAATCCATACATTAATGAACTTTACTGATTTTTATGCCCTTGTCTAATGTGTACTCATACTGATCATTCCAGTTCCTTTACCATGAACCCACGATCCTTGTTCTGATATACATTTATGCAGAAGTAAAGATCTTTTATGTCTGCTATTTGATCTCTGATACATTGTCATTTCTTTAACTCTTTTGTTTAATAATAATAATGTTCTTTTTGTTTTGTGTAGTGTGTTCTTTTGAATCAAAATGGAAAACTTTATCAAGGAGTTTGCCTCGAAAAAGAAAGGATGACAGTGAGGCAGAACAAGCAAACAATTTGTCGCTTCCTCTACTACAACACAGGCAAGCAGCTCTAAATAGAGTTAAAGGTATATTTGATTGCACTGACTTGGAAATTGACTGGAAACTGAACCCGTTATAACATGGTAAACTGTAAACCCCAGGTTGCTACACTTTCCATTATATTTATGTAAATTAATATGTTATAACTGAAAGAAACTTATCTAACCTGAGGACAATCAATTGATCTTTATACTATGTAACACTGAAGCACTGTAATCACAAAAAATTTCGTCGAAAACTAAAAACGACTGTGATGATGGAGAAATTTGTCTTGAAGTGGTCTACTACAGTATATTATTACTCACTATATGAAACAACAGAAAGTTTGTAATTATTTGTTCAGCGTCCTCTTCACACTCTATTCTGAACTCTCTTGAAGTTATTGAGATTTACATTTTACTGGTTTTAGTTATAGTTAACCACTTAACTGTATTGTTTCCCTTAATGTGTCCTGCAACACTAATCATACTTATGTAATCATGTTATGGACACAGAATAGAACTTCCATCGATTCAGCCTAGGCTGGTTTGGTTTGCAGTTCTATGCTTGGTTGGTTGCTTCTGACAATTGTTTTCTTATTCCTTAAGTTTGTTTTGGTTTCAAGTGGCGTTCAATACTTCAATTTGGTCAATGAGTTACTGCCTTTCAAGTTGCAACACATAGTTTCCCTGAAAACATTTTAGCTTCTACCATCAATTATTGCAAGCTCAATAAGTCAATAGACACTTCATGTCATGTGCAAACTTCAAATAACGTTTTGTCATGTTTGCACGCACGTAGTTTCCAAGTTTGTGCAGTTTAATAAGATTAGGTTTCTTGCGGAAAGTTGCAATCCTTGTATAAGGACATGAAGACTGATCTATTACACTACCAATTTGAAAAATCAAAATTGATTTCGACTGTTTTCATTAGCCATTGTTAGAAAGCCTCGTATGATTTTATCACGAAACATACCATCCACTGGTTTATAATTCCACAAATAGGAATCAAATGCGAAATTATTAGACAATGGTTATTGGAATGTTTGACATTCTTAAGCATGTCACTTACAACAAAGACACTTGTGTTACTAGACCAACATATCATGAGCTAGATAACCATTTTTGGGAAGTCTGAGCTACATTCTTCATGTATGCACCAAAAGCAACATACTCTTCAAGCATTCTAACATCAGCCTTACTCCGAAGAAACTGCGGAAAGAAGAGCCAGAAGCAAGTCACAACCACAAACCCTACTGTCAACACCACCGAGACTGGTGTCGGCAGCCGGAACCTGCCCCTCAACGCCTTCTTCAAAAGGATCTCCACCATCAAACACGACCCCTGCAGAATGAAGAACCACGTAACCTCCCATGTCGGCTGCACGCGTCCCTGGTAGTAGTAAATCAGCTCATGCATGAGCCCGGACACTACGAAGCTTCCCATTACAGCAGGGAGAGGAGCCCATTTCCGGCCAATGAAGCGCGTGGAGCAGTCGAGAATGGGCTCGTATACGGCCGGCCGTAGGATACTGGTGGCCATGAGGTTCCATCTTCTGCCCCAGAAGTCTTGTAGCGATGTGGAGAGGTAGGGCTCGTTGAAGTGGGGCTTCAGTTCCAATCCCAAAAGGGCTTGAGCCAGGACTCCTACCATAACTAGGAGGAACTCTAGGAGGAGATATATGTATAGACAATGAAGGACTAAGATGAGGTTTGGATGAAAATGCTCACTATAATAGAGGATTCCTATCAGAATGACCAAAAGGAAGCCCTTGATTACATGATTCAGGGTTGTTGATTTGGCGCTTCTGGGATGTGGGGTGTTCCCATTTTGGCCATTCAGATGGGGTTTTGATGGAGATGGGTCTGTTTTAATGTGGCCATTTTGATGTTTTGGAGGTGGGATTTCTTCGATTTCGATTGGGAGGCAAGCAATGGCCATGAAACGTCCAATGGAGATTGACTGGTCTGAAGCCAAAGGACGTTTACCAAAGGCGAAAAGCAGAAGCTTGAAGCTGCCAAGCCATGAAATGAAGAAAGCAGTGGCGCCTCCAAGATGTACAGAGGACAGGTGAAGAGGGAGGTACAAGAAGAGACAGACAACTGGGACTACACAAAGAAGCCTGGTTTTACCTTTGGGGACTATTTTGCCGAGGGAGTAGGAATAGAATAAGCATACAAATATCGAACTTAATACCTCAATGAAGTTGCCAAATTCACCTTCCATTTCTTCTCTGATCTTGATTTCTCTTTGTTTATCTGACAAAAATGGAAGGTTTTGGGGAGGATTAAGAACGATCAAGACAGATGAAAAGGGTACTTGATCGAGTTGACGACTCATGAAACATAAAGAATCAACTGGGCAAACTCAATTGGTGCTTTTGGAGTGCAATATAGGCGACATTTGATTCGATCTGGAGCACAAAAAGCTATTACTAGCTCATTGGGTTATTGACTATTGGATCCTTTTTTGTGAATGAGAGATCATATGCATTTCATTATTTGATTTGATTTGATTTCGTGCAAGAAACTGATCTTCAGTTTGTTGGTTATTGACATATGGGCATTACATAGTTCTTATATTGTGGCTTGCAAGTCAACAACACACCGATTTTAGTAAATTTATTGGGTTTTGGATTTTCTTTTCATTTTGATTCTTTTGGCATCAGGTCCAACCTATCAATTCAAGGG of the Fragaria vesca subsp. vesca linkage group LG6, FraVesHawaii_1.0, whole genome shotgun sequence genome contains:
- the LOC101299785 gene encoding structure-specific endonuclease subunit slx1-like; its protein translation is MMTRLSTTFPSVKLTNPRPSSNLLSCSTSLPKIKSEATSNSPSKSKSRSWSVYLILSTNAPIKTYVGVTTDFSRRLKQHNGELKGGAKASRAGRPWICACLVHGFKDQNEVCSFESKWKTLSRSLPRKRKDDSEAEQANNLSLPLLQHRQAALNRVKGIFDCTDLEIDWKLNPL
- the LOC101308599 gene encoding acyl-CoA--sterol O-acyltransferase 1-like, which gives rise to MEGEFGNFIEVLSSIFVCLFYSYSLGKIVPKGKTRLLCVVPVVCLFLYLPLHLSSVHLGGATAFFISWLGSFKLLLFAFGKRPLASDQSISIGRFMAIACLPIEIEEIPPPKHQNGHIKTDPSPSKPHLNGQNGNTPHPRSAKSTTLNHVIKGFLLVILIGILYYSEHFHPNLILVLHCLYIYLLLEFLLVMVGVLAQALLGLELKPHFNEPYLSTSLQDFWGRRWNLMATSILRPAVYEPILDCSTRFIGRKWAPLPAVMGSFVVSGLMHELIYYYQGRVQPTWEVTWFFILQGSCLMVEILLKKALRGRFRLPTPVSVVLTVGFVVVTCFWLFFPQFLRSKADVRMLEEYVAFGAYMKNVAQTSQKWLSSS